In a genomic window of Syntrophorhabdaceae bacterium:
- the ilvD gene encoding dihydroxy-acid dehydratase, translating into MRSDKMKKGIEKAPHRSLFSAMGCLPEELERPIIGIANSANELIPGHIHLDRICQAVKDGIRLAGGTPMEFSTIGICDGIAMNHEGMKYSLGSRELICDSVEVMAKAYPFDGLVLIPNCDKIIPGMMMAAMRLNIPAIMVSGGPMLAGKFKGKPVDLITVFEGVGKVAGGLMTEEALTQLEQCACPGPGSCSGMFTANSMNCLSEALGLALPGNGTIPAVHAARVRLAKMTGKRIVGLIKEDLKPKDIVTLNAFTNAVTVDMAFGGSSNTALHLPAIAHEAGLKLPLAIFDEISERVPHICNMSPAGPHHLEDLFEAGGVYAIMKELSKKNLINKKCMTVAGRKLGDLLKEAAVEENEVIRPLGRPYHEKGGLAVLYGSLAPDGAIVKRIGVPEEAWHFTGIARVFESEEEAGAAIMEGKIRPGDALIIRYEGPKGGPGMREMLTPTAVLAGRGLDAECALITDGRFSGGTRGLCIGHVSPEAAEGGPIALIKDGDGIEIDLVKKSIELKVGKKEMDKRKKAWKRPEPKIKSGYMARYAEMVTSASTGAVFK; encoded by the coding sequence ATGAGATCGGATAAAATGAAAAAAGGGATTGAAAAAGCGCCTCACAGGTCCCTTTTCAGTGCCATGGGCTGCTTACCGGAAGAGTTGGAGAGACCGATAATAGGGATTGCCAATTCGGCCAACGAACTTATACCCGGTCACATACACCTGGACCGTATCTGCCAGGCGGTAAAGGACGGTATACGGCTGGCCGGTGGAACACCGATGGAATTTTCCACCATAGGAATCTGCGACGGCATCGCCATGAACCATGAAGGCATGAAATACTCCCTCGGCTCGCGGGAGCTCATTTGTGATTCCGTAGAGGTAATGGCCAAGGCCTACCCTTTTGACGGCCTGGTCCTGATCCCGAATTGCGACAAGATCATTCCCGGCATGATGATGGCCGCCATGAGACTTAATATACCCGCCATCATGGTGAGCGGAGGTCCGATGTTGGCCGGTAAGTTCAAGGGAAAACCCGTCGATCTTATCACTGTCTTTGAAGGGGTCGGTAAAGTAGCGGGAGGACTCATGACCGAAGAGGCTCTGACTCAGCTCGAGCAATGCGCCTGCCCGGGTCCCGGCTCGTGCTCCGGTATGTTTACCGCCAACTCGATGAATTGCCTTTCCGAGGCCCTCGGCCTCGCCCTGCCCGGCAACGGGACCATTCCCGCGGTCCATGCGGCAAGGGTGAGACTCGCGAAGATGACGGGAAAGCGTATCGTGGGCCTTATAAAGGAAGACCTGAAGCCGAAAGATATCGTCACCCTCAATGCCTTTACCAACGCCGTCACGGTCGATATGGCCTTCGGTGGTTCCTCCAATACGGCGCTCCATCTGCCGGCGATAGCCCATGAGGCCGGCCTGAAGCTGCCGCTAGCCATATTTGACGAGATATCGGAACGGGTTCCCCACATCTGCAATATGAGCCCTGCGGGTCCCCATCATCTGGAAGATCTATTTGAAGCAGGTGGCGTCTATGCCATCATGAAGGAGCTTTCAAAGAAGAACCTCATCAACAAGAAGTGCATGACCGTGGCAGGCAGGAAGCTGGGCGATCTCCTCAAAGAAGCCGCCGTGGAAGAGAATGAAGTGATCCGTCCCCTCGGGCGGCCTTATCACGAAAAAGGCGGCCTCGCCGTGCTTTATGGAAGTCTTGCCCCTGACGGCGCGATCGTGAAGCGGATCGGCGTACCGGAAGAGGCCTGGCATTTTACGGGTATTGCAAGGGTTTTCGAAAGCGAGGAAGAGGCCGGGGCGGCGATCATGGAGGGGAAGATCCGTCCGGGTGACGCACTGATCATTCGCTATGAGGGCCCGAAGGGTGGACCGGGCATGAGGGAGATGCTTACACCGACCGCGGTTCTCGCGGGTCGGGGTCTCGATGCCGAATGTGCCTTGATCACGGACGGCAGGTTTTCCGGAGGAACAAGGGGGCTCTGCATAGGCCACGTTTCCCCCGAGGCTGCGGAGGGCGGCCCCATTGCCCTTATAAAGGACGGGGACGGAATAGAGATCGATCTGGTAAAAAAGAGCATAGAGCTCAAGGTCGGCAAGAAGGAGATGGATAAGAGGAAAAAGGCATGGAAGCGGCCCGAACCGAAGATAAAGAGCGGCTATATGGCCCGTTATGCGGAGATGGTGACAAGCGCTTCCACAGGGGCAGTATTTAAGTGA
- a CDS encoding methyltransferase domain-containing protein — protein MRESIRQFIELAARNLPMEEPIFEFGALQLPGLEGVADLRTFFPGKIYVGCDMREGTGVDRVRNLHHIEEPGESAGTVIALDTLEHVEFPHKALREIHRILKPDGIVVISSVLDFRIHATPYDYWRFTPDGFRSLLAPFASSFIGFAGIERFPHTIVGIGFKGKGHGLDGFLNEFEPWKTRWRKPKGDSWKDVANLFIPPLFVGLDRRIARLVGKAKSRTS, from the coding sequence ATGAGGGAATCGATACGACAATTTATTGAATTGGCAGCGCGGAACCTGCCCATGGAAGAGCCCATTTTCGAATTCGGCGCCCTTCAGCTACCAGGTCTTGAAGGAGTGGCCGATTTACGGACTTTTTTTCCGGGAAAAATATACGTGGGATGCGACATGAGGGAAGGCACCGGAGTCGACAGGGTGCGCAACCTCCACCATATTGAAGAACCGGGGGAGTCTGCGGGAACGGTCATAGCCCTCGATACCCTGGAGCATGTGGAATTTCCTCACAAGGCATTGCGTGAAATCCACCGTATACTCAAGCCTGACGGGATCGTGGTGATAAGCTCGGTCCTCGATTTCCGGATTCACGCCACACCCTATGATTACTGGAGGTTCACCCCGGACGGTTTCCGGAGTCTTCTCGCGCCTTTTGCCTCCTCTTTTATCGGCTTTGCCGGTATAGAGAGGTTCCCTCATACGATCGTGGGCATAGGTTTCAAGGGAAAGGGCCATGGACTGGACGGCTTCTTGAATGAATTCGAGCCGTGGAAGACACGCTGGAGAAAACCGAAAGGTGATTCCTGGAAAGATGTGGCAAACCTCTTCATCCCTCCTCTCTTCGTAGGACTGGACAGAAGGATTGCCCGGCTCGTGGGAAAGGCAAAATCCCGCACATCGTGA
- a CDS encoding N-acetyltransferase, which yields MSKGRFLSRLGVKVRPENDTDCCGITMVHDSAFKETNEGRFVWLLRQSKRFTRNLSLVAEAEPGKVVGHILFYPILIEGNNVHCSSLELAPLAVLPDYQKKGVGSELVREGLETARELGHESVIVYGDPSYYRRFGFKPARAWNIKAPFGAPRDRFMAIELKEGALATSGATVSYPREFEGG from the coding sequence TTGAGTAAAGGACGGTTTCTGAGCAGGCTGGGTGTGAAGGTAAGGCCGGAGAACGATACCGACTGCTGTGGCATCACTATGGTGCATGACTCGGCCTTCAAGGAGACGAACGAGGGTCGTTTCGTATGGCTCCTGCGGCAGTCAAAACGCTTCACCCGGAACCTTTCTCTTGTGGCTGAGGCTGAGCCGGGCAAGGTAGTGGGTCACATTCTGTTTTATCCCATATTGATCGAAGGAAACAATGTTCATTGCTCCAGCCTCGAATTGGCCCCTTTGGCCGTGCTTCCGGATTATCAAAAGAAAGGGGTGGGCAGCGAGCTTGTGAGGGAGGGGCTGGAAACCGCCAGGGAGCTTGGCCACGAATCGGTCATCGTGTATGGTGATCCTTCCTATTATAGAAGATTCGGTTTTAAACCGGCAAGGGCATGGAACATCAAGGCCCCCTTCGGGGCCCCGCGGGATAGGTTCATGGCAATCGAATTGAAAGAAGGGGCCCTTGCCACTTCGGGCGCGACCGTAAGTTACCCCCGGGAGTTCGAGGGCGGATAG
- a CDS encoding DUF4129 domain-containing protein: MNRKSFLLYPAAVIMEMCWLYSWAALSLSRIVDGHYPLHVALGAFIAGLLTSRAATGRGWRIIAVLGLHLAGFACIATAAVNAVYFPLQSFSDVEWLKAPISHFHGFVQWAGLGLVVLWTLFFWIGGVAMSRRPATYYKYCSRFDIGLAAFFCLFLFKLALRVKGGLIIDAVIPEVLIFPFLLAGIFAIVILRPDDGNRSASFRGTAVIMGFILILLILVVVATGPAIPALNSAARATHGMLKNAAGFSVPFIESTLFFLFSRGSIRPEPASSVSRGKAWSVSYGAGDSWWMELVDKILGYGLWGVLLLLSSAMMAVALALAARWLLSATRKERRPRHQVFHVPPWFFWLWRKLVGTGATIRQHTRGIRSAGDGYRILMKWARRSGCPSRPEETPSEFANRLGTRFPSLSIDIGIIVTIYSQAVYGEIKTSGEHLKRLSSACRILRSPLHWPLRLITRTVGHRPR, encoded by the coding sequence GTGAACCGGAAGTCCTTTCTTCTCTATCCGGCTGCGGTCATTATGGAGATGTGCTGGCTCTATTCCTGGGCCGCCCTCTCTCTTAGTAGAATTGTCGATGGTCATTATCCTCTACATGTGGCCCTCGGGGCCTTTATTGCGGGTCTATTGACGAGCCGTGCGGCTACGGGCAGGGGATGGAGGATTATTGCGGTCCTCGGCCTTCATCTGGCCGGGTTTGCCTGCATCGCGACGGCGGCCGTAAATGCGGTTTATTTCCCCCTCCAATCATTCAGCGATGTTGAATGGCTTAAGGCCCCGATTTCCCATTTCCACGGGTTTGTCCAGTGGGCGGGTCTTGGGTTGGTGGTTCTCTGGACACTTTTCTTCTGGATAGGCGGGGTCGCCATGAGCCGCAGACCCGCGACATATTATAAATACTGCTCCCGCTTCGATATCGGCCTTGCTGCCTTTTTCTGCCTTTTTCTCTTCAAGCTGGCTCTGCGCGTGAAAGGGGGGTTGATAATAGACGCGGTCATACCGGAGGTCCTGATCTTTCCTTTTCTCCTCGCCGGTATTTTTGCTATTGTAATTTTACGGCCGGACGACGGGAACCGCTCTGCATCCTTCAGAGGGACCGCGGTTATCATGGGTTTCATCCTGATTCTTCTTATTCTTGTAGTGGTCGCCACAGGTCCGGCAATTCCGGCGCTCAATTCAGCTGCCCGCGCGACTCATGGAATGTTGAAGAACGCTGCCGGTTTCTCGGTTCCTTTTATCGAAAGTACTCTCTTCTTTCTCTTTTCCAGAGGAAGCATCAGGCCCGAGCCGGCGTCTTCCGTTTCACGGGGAAAAGCATGGAGCGTGTCCTATGGGGCGGGCGATAGTTGGTGGATGGAGCTTGTCGATAAAATACTGGGCTACGGTCTGTGGGGTGTCCTTCTCCTCCTGTCATCGGCGATGATGGCCGTAGCATTGGCCCTGGCGGCGAGATGGCTCCTGTCCGCAACACGCAAAGAGCGGCGCCCACGGCACCAGGTATTTCATGTCCCTCCCTGGTTCTTTTGGTTATGGAGGAAATTAGTCGGTACGGGCGCGACGATAAGGCAGCACACGAGAGGCATCCGCTCGGCAGGCGACGGCTATAGGATACTGATGAAATGGGCCCGTCGCTCCGGATGCCCTTCCCGTCCGGAAGAGACCCCGTCGGAATTCGCGAACCGCCTGGGAACTCGCTTCCCCTCCCTCAGCATTGATATCGGCATTATAGTAACCATCTATAGTCAGGCGGTATACGGAGAGATCAAAACTTCGGGTGAGCACTTGAAGAGGCTTTCGTCAGCGTGCAGAATACTGAGAAGCCCCCTCCATTGGCCTTTGCGTCTAATAACCCGAACAGTCGGTCACCGGCCCCGCTGA